A single region of the Selenomonas sp. oral taxon 920 genome encodes:
- a CDS encoding DUF4411 family protein, whose protein sequence is MDANSLICPARAYYPFDFAPSFWQQLRPKISLDKIAVLDKVREVLKRTAELSAWISDLPNECILSTQDTQILQKYSAVPSLFSKAINTPNPRFVSGREKILVCAKNRKIKYYSIIQPPLHVYRTEGVARFICDSSSRCPRFLV, encoded by the coding sequence ATCGATGCCAATAGTCTGATATGCCCTGCCCGTGCATACTATCCGTTTGATTTCGCCCCATCTTTTTGGCAGCAGTTACGGCCCAAAATTTCACTGGATAAAATAGCCGTTCTGGATAAGGTACGGGAGGTTCTAAAGCGAACAGCCGAGCTTTCCGCATGGATAAGCGACCTTCCAAACGAGTGTATTTTGTCGACGCAGGATACGCAAATTCTTCAAAAATACAGCGCTGTTCCGAGCTTATTCAGCAAAGCGATTAATACACCGAATCCGCGCTTCGTCTCTGGTCGCGAGAAAATATTGGTGTGCGCAAAAAACAGGAAGATAAAATACTATAGCATTATACAACCCCCTCTGCACGTTTATCGTACAGAGGGGGTTGCACGTTTTATATGCGATTCATCATCTCGCTGTCCAAGGTTTCTTGTTTGA
- a CDS encoding restriction endonuclease subunit S: MVTSNLAHRIEEHDEEKIVAHESPVKYSSVALSDVIARGNRLEASVFDVEAMQARMYVLNGKYGAGILGGDFGLIKSAYYPGRFKRVYCDRTNGKAFFLPSQMTDVYPKAEKYISAITKCDIKELELKPNTLLLTRSGTIGTVSLVSKTTQGKVYSDDVIRVQFKERYDLGFVYAFFKTSVGNKILTRNGYGAVITHIEPEHLATIPIPDAPAMLKNTIHHLIEQSYALRDASNDLIDEATALLVKALNLPPMDDIAPSFYEKATEVDTFSVPLSRLAGRLEASYHVPVVDAVMEYLRQNAAEVTTIGDPRISREVILPGRFKRVYVDERHGRVLIGGKQLYELDPAAKKYISGRKHEQILKKLEVHENTILLTRSGTIGKVSLVPRHWEHYIPSDHIIRIVPVGRDMAGYLYIFLASDYAQPLIRRFTYGSVVDEVDDHHVRSIAVPLLKDCAAQKKINDLALAANEKRYEAYCLEQDALKMLNEQIIFAK, translated from the coding sequence ATGGTAACCTCGAATCTCGCCCACAGGATAGAGGAACATGACGAGGAGAAAATCGTTGCCCATGAAAGCCCCGTCAAGTATAGCTCCGTTGCTCTAAGCGATGTCATTGCGCGGGGGAATCGGCTTGAGGCAAGCGTATTCGATGTGGAAGCAATGCAGGCACGGATGTATGTCTTAAACGGGAAATATGGTGCCGGCATACTTGGTGGTGATTTCGGTCTTATTAAATCTGCATATTATCCAGGAAGATTTAAGCGTGTTTACTGCGATCGAACCAATGGGAAGGCCTTCTTTCTTCCATCCCAAATGACGGATGTCTATCCAAAAGCTGAAAAATATATTTCGGCTATCACAAAATGTGATATAAAAGAATTGGAACTAAAGCCGAATACACTTCTTCTTACTCGCTCCGGAACGATTGGAACGGTTTCTTTGGTGTCAAAAACAACACAGGGAAAAGTATATTCTGATGATGTCATACGGGTGCAGTTCAAAGAACGTTATGACCTGGGATTTGTTTATGCTTTTTTTAAGACAAGTGTTGGAAATAAAATTCTAACGAGGAATGGCTACGGTGCGGTCATTACGCATATTGAGCCCGAACATCTCGCTACCATCCCCATCCCGGATGCACCTGCGATGCTGAAGAACACGATTCACCATCTCATTGAGCAGTCGTATGCACTACGGGATGCCTCCAACGATTTGATCGATGAGGCGACCGCCCTGCTGGTGAAGGCGTTGAACCTTCCTCCCATGGATGACATTGCGCCGAGTTTCTACGAAAAGGCTACAGAAGTCGATACGTTCAGCGTGCCGCTGAGTAGACTGGCAGGTCGTCTGGAAGCTTCCTATCATGTGCCTGTCGTGGATGCCGTCATGGAGTATCTGAGGCAAAACGCCGCCGAAGTCACGACGATCGGCGATCCCCGCATCAGTCGGGAGGTCATCCTGCCGGGCAGATTCAAGCGCGTATATGTTGATGAGAGGCATGGGCGCGTGTTGATCGGAGGGAAACAGCTCTATGAGCTTGACCCTGCGGCAAAGAAATATATATCCGGCAGAAAGCATGAACAAATTCTCAAAAAACTTGAAGTACATGAGAATACCATTCTCTTGACGCGTAGTGGCACAATCGGCAAGGTTTCTCTTGTCCCAAGACATTGGGAACATTATATTCCCTCGGATCATATTATCCGTATTGTCCCAGTGGGGCGCGATATGGCAGGATATCTGTATATTTTCCTCGCCTCAGATTACGCCCAACCGCTCATCCGGCGATTCACCTATGGCTCTGTTGTCGATGAGGTTGACGATCATCATGTCCGCAGCATTGCAGTTCCACTGCTAAAAGATTGTGCAGCGCAGAAGAAGATCAATGATCTCGCGCTTGCAGCCAACGAGAAACGATACGAAGCATATTGTCTGGAACAAGACGCGCTGAAGATGTTAAATGAGCAAATTATCTTTGCAAAATAG
- a CDS encoding Fic family protein, producing MNTRAGYERQNLTGEFAYSSFVPSSLPPNPSVVLDAEGVELLVAAHRQLALLEGLAARIPNMELFVSMYVRKEALLSSQIEGTQATLEDVLDPLVDVNVNRDVADVVNYIRATEFALRRRRELPLCSRLIREMHGVLMEGVRGQEKYPGEFRRTQNWIGGAGSTLKNARYIPPNVEDMNAAMSALETYMNAEDTLDPLIRTALVHYQFETIHPFLDGNGRIGRLLITLFLMEQNLLSTPALYISYFLKQNRIEYYDRMTEVRRTGNYEQWILFFLRAVAVSAADAVAAIDCLHALHEKNVGVLTDGTNKKQRTTLTKLFSYLEAHPMIEVKKTAEALGTSYNAVSRAVAVLIEKGILEQQAQVGKTRIYSYAEYLEILRGDT from the coding sequence ATGAACACGCGTGCAGGATACGAGCGACAGAATCTGACAGGAGAGTTTGCCTATTCTTCCTTTGTTCCAAGTTCCTTGCCGCCCAACCCGTCCGTCGTGCTTGATGCGGAGGGGGTGGAACTCCTGGTTGCGGCGCATCGTCAGCTCGCATTGCTTGAGGGGCTTGCGGCGCGTATTCCAAATATGGAGCTGTTTGTCTCCATGTACGTTCGTAAGGAAGCACTGCTCTCCTCCCAGATTGAGGGGACACAGGCGACACTTGAGGATGTGCTCGACCCGCTCGTGGATGTAAATGTCAATCGGGATGTTGCGGATGTCGTGAACTACATCCGAGCAACGGAGTTCGCACTGCGCCGCCGCAGAGAGCTGCCGCTCTGCAGTCGTCTGATTCGTGAGATGCATGGTGTTCTGATGGAGGGAGTGCGCGGGCAGGAGAAATATCCCGGCGAGTTTCGGCGCACACAGAACTGGATCGGCGGGGCGGGCAGCACGCTGAAGAACGCACGCTATATTCCGCCGAATGTAGAGGATATGAATGCGGCGATGTCCGCACTTGAGACGTATATGAACGCAGAGGACACACTCGATCCACTGATTCGTACGGCACTCGTTCACTATCAGTTCGAGACGATTCACCCCTTTCTTGATGGGAATGGACGCATCGGACGGCTGTTGATTACGCTATTCCTGATGGAGCAAAATCTCCTGAGCACGCCTGCACTCTACATCTCCTATTTCCTGAAGCAAAACCGTATCGAATACTATGATCGTATGACGGAGGTGCGGCGCACTGGGAATTATGAGCAGTGGATCCTGTTCTTTCTGCGTGCGGTTGCGGTGTCAGCAGCGGATGCTGTAGCGGCGATCGACTGCCTGCACGCGCTTCATGAAAAGAATGTGGGCGTGCTCACGGATGGGACGAATAAAAAGCAGCGTACCACCCTGACGAAACTCTTTTCCTACCTCGAAGCACATCCCATGATCGAAGTGAAAAAGACCGCCGAGGCACTGGGAACATCCTATAACGCCGTCTCACGTGCCGTTGCGGTACTGATCGAAAAGGGGATCTTGGAGCAGCAGGCGCAGGTCGGCAAAACACGGATTTATTCGTATGCAGAGTACTTGGAGATTTTGCGGGGGGATACGTGA
- a CDS encoding malolactic enzyme produces MDKKGYALLSDPFQNKGTAFSADERVQFGLTGLLPPHVDTIAEQAQRIYQQMERKSSGIEKRRFLMDVFNRNRRLFYYVFRQHIAELMPIVYDPVIAESIEQYSEQFINPQETAYLSIDHPEEVETTLRQAAGDREIRLIVATDAEGILGIGDWGTNGADIAVGKLMVYTAAAGIDPASVLPVMLDCGTNRASLLQDPLYLGNRHERVRGKAYDDFIDAFVQTAERLFPRLYLHFEDFGRSNAAPILRRYQKTYPVFNDDCQGTGIITLAGLLGAMKITGQRLTEQRYMCFGAGTAGAGITSRICREMAEQGLSEEEARGHFYLVDKQGLLFDDMGDLTPEQKPFARKRSEFDHADSLTTLTAAVMAVKPTILVGTSTMPGAFTETIVRAMASWCDRPIIFPLSNPTELAEATAEDLIRWSDGRAMVATGVPRDPVSYRGTTYEIGQANNALIYPGLGLGSMAVDAKLVTDEMISAAAHSLGAFLTPEKKGAAVIPPVTRLTEFSAAVAVAVAECAVKQGLNRRAVADVKAAVEEMVWKAEY; encoded by the coding sequence ATGGACAAGAAAGGGTATGCTCTGCTGAGCGATCCGTTCCAAAACAAGGGGACGGCGTTCAGTGCCGACGAGCGCGTACAGTTTGGACTTACGGGCCTCCTGCCGCCGCATGTTGACACGATTGCGGAGCAGGCGCAGCGCATCTATCAGCAGATGGAACGCAAGAGCTCGGGGATCGAGAAGCGCCGCTTCCTGATGGATGTGTTCAACCGCAACCGCCGTCTGTTCTACTATGTGTTCCGTCAGCATATCGCAGAGCTCATGCCGATCGTCTACGATCCCGTGATCGCTGAGAGCATCGAGCAGTACAGCGAGCAGTTTATCAATCCGCAGGAGACGGCGTATCTCTCGATCGATCATCCGGAGGAGGTCGAGACGACGCTGCGGCAGGCGGCGGGCGACCGGGAGATCCGTCTCATCGTTGCAACGGACGCAGAGGGCATTCTCGGCATCGGCGACTGGGGGACGAACGGTGCCGATATCGCCGTCGGGAAGCTGATGGTCTATACCGCGGCGGCGGGGATTGATCCCGCGTCGGTACTGCCGGTCATGCTCGACTGCGGGACGAACCGCGCGAGCCTCCTGCAGGATCCGCTCTACCTCGGCAATCGCCACGAACGCGTGCGGGGCAAGGCATACGACGACTTCATCGATGCCTTTGTGCAGACGGCAGAGCGGCTTTTCCCCCGTCTCTATCTCCACTTCGAGGACTTTGGACGCTCGAACGCGGCACCGATCCTGCGCCGGTACCAAAAGACCTATCCCGTCTTCAACGACGACTGCCAGGGGACGGGCATCATCACGCTCGCAGGGCTCCTTGGCGCGATGAAGATCACGGGGCAGAGGCTCACAGAGCAGAGATACATGTGCTTCGGCGCGGGCACGGCGGGTGCGGGCATCACAAGCCGCATCTGCCGCGAGATGGCCGAGCAGGGCCTCAGCGAGGAGGAGGCGCGCGGGCATTTCTACCTCGTGGACAAGCAGGGACTCCTCTTTGACGACATGGGCGACCTGACGCCGGAGCAAAAGCCGTTCGCGCGAAAACGCAGCGAGTTCGACCATGCGGATTCCCTCACGACGCTTACGGCTGCCGTGATGGCGGTAAAGCCGACCATCCTTGTCGGAACGTCGACAATGCCGGGCGCGTTCACAGAGACGATTGTGCGAGCGATGGCATCGTGGTGTGATCGTCCGATCATCTTCCCACTGAGCAATCCGACGGAGCTTGCCGAGGCGACGGCGGAGGACCTCATCCGCTGGTCGGATGGGCGTGCGATGGTTGCGACCGGCGTTCCGCGTGATCCGGTCTCCTACCGGGGCACGACCTACGAGATCGGGCAGGCGAACAACGCACTGATCTATCCGGGACTCGGCCTCGGCAGCATGGCGGTCGACGCGAAGCTCGTGACCGATGAGATGATCTCGGCTGCGGCGCATTCACTCGGCGCATTCCTTACGCCTGAGAAAAAGGGCGCTGCCGTCATCCCGCCCGTCACGCGTCTCACCGAGTTCTCTGCCGCTGTCGCTGTCGCCGTCGCGGAGTGTGCCGTGAAGCAGGGACTGAACCGACGCGCGGTCGCGGATGTAAAGGCCGCTGTCGAGGAAATGGTCTGGAAGGCGGAATACTGA
- a CDS encoding S-layer homology domain-containing protein produces MKKTLVSALSAALVIGAASTTFAAANPFSDVPRDHWAYDAVSQLASDGIIEGYGDGTYRGDRNITRYEMAQMTAKAMAKGDMSASDRALVDRLAAEFADELNNLGVRVSNLEKHADMVKWNGKLQYTYERTSGEFMNKYMGGTKTNNELLFRLEPTAEVNDHWSVKARLDAKTKMDKDAGEDDSDRVTLKRAYAEGKYGSTVIQLGKFPIFTEQGMLFDDNISGAALTFGKDKQVSGTIYAGRYNLLNAAWGDEVEDAVKSGYKGATAASIQGATLNWDPSEKFHLGLDYMRAGNKALIHDVIGMKNPLSMYGAGITYRPTQTVYLSGGYWKNNSNETAEIKKEHLKSYNIELGYKGADEADPGSFGIYAAYRYVGGAGTFAPTFDGAMWNTKGWEFGGQYTLRKNIVGSLIYFHGKQIFSAEPEGKTGMNKFFGRVEFFF; encoded by the coding sequence ATGAAGAAAACTCTGGTATCCGCGCTCAGTGCGGCACTCGTCATCGGTGCGGCATCGACGACATTCGCGGCGGCGAACCCGTTCAGCGATGTCCCACGCGACCACTGGGCATACGATGCGGTGTCGCAGCTCGCCAGTGACGGCATCATCGAGGGCTACGGCGACGGCACGTATCGCGGTGATCGGAACATCACGCGCTATGAGATGGCGCAGATGACGGCAAAGGCAATGGCAAAGGGCGATATGTCCGCCTCGGATCGCGCACTCGTCGACCGTCTGGCTGCGGAGTTCGCGGATGAGCTCAACAACCTCGGCGTACGCGTGTCGAATCTCGAGAAGCACGCGGATATGGTGAAGTGGAACGGAAAACTCCAGTACACCTACGAGCGCACGAGCGGCGAGTTCATGAACAAGTACATGGGCGGCACAAAGACAAACAACGAGCTGCTCTTCCGTCTCGAGCCGACAGCAGAGGTGAACGATCACTGGTCGGTCAAGGCACGTCTGGATGCCAAGACCAAGATGGACAAAGATGCAGGCGAGGATGACAGCGACAGGGTAACCCTTAAACGCGCCTATGCAGAGGGCAAGTACGGTTCGACTGTGATCCAGCTCGGTAAGTTCCCTATCTTTACGGAGCAAGGGATGCTGTTCGATGACAATATCTCGGGTGCAGCCCTGACATTCGGCAAGGACAAGCAGGTCTCGGGCACGATCTACGCAGGACGCTACAACCTCCTCAATGCCGCATGGGGCGACGAAGTCGAAGACGCTGTCAAAAGCGGCTACAAAGGGGCTACAGCCGCCAGCATTCAGGGCGCGACTCTGAACTGGGATCCCTCGGAAAAATTCCACCTCGGTTTGGACTATATGCGCGCAGGCAACAAGGCGCTCATTCATGACGTCATCGGGATGAAGAACCCGCTCTCGATGTATGGCGCAGGCATCACCTACCGTCCCACGCAGACAGTCTACCTTTCGGGCGGCTACTGGAAGAACAACAGCAACGAAACGGCAGAGATCAAGAAGGAGCACCTGAAGTCCTACAACATTGAGCTTGGCTACAAAGGGGCAGATGAGGCAGACCCCGGCTCATTCGGCATCTACGCCGCCTATCGCTACGTCGGCGGCGCAGGAACGTTTGCACCGACCTTCGACGGTGCGATGTGGAATACGAAGGGCTGGGAGTTCGGCGGTCAGTACACCCTGCGGAAGAATATCGTCGGCTCTCTCATTTACTTCCACGGCAAGCAGATCTTCTCGGCAGAACCCGAGGGCAAGACCGGCATGAACAAATTCTTCGGCCGCGTTGAGTTCTTCTTCTGA
- the dpaL gene encoding diaminopropionate ammonia-lyase, giving the protein MNESIKAVHLAHTDGELSDVSAFGSGATARAATFHRSLPTYEPTPLADLRRLSAVLGLSRLAVKDESGRFGLNAFKGLGTSYAVARYLAQYLGLAESEMTYENLTKSEYRDRLRKVTLVTATDGNHGRGIAWAAKLFGLFAHVFMPKGSSTERLANIRGLGAEASFTTYNYDDTVRHAANLAKEKGWVLVQDTAFEGYTERPLWIMQGYTTLAHEAVEQYDEVPTHIFLQAGVGSLPGAIAGYFAAHYGAKRPVITIVEPNRADCIYRTAAANDGKPHIVTGEISSIMAGLSCGEPNPIAWEILRDHADHFVSVPEWVAAKGMRILGNPLDDDPRVVSGESGAVTTGLVAELMQNRSLDYLRDAIGLGKDSRILCISTEGDTDRANYRRVVWDGLYPSY; this is encoded by the coding sequence ATGAACGAAAGTATCAAGGCTGTGCATCTCGCGCATACGGACGGCGAACTCTCGGATGTCTCCGCGTTTGGTTCGGGTGCGACGGCACGCGCGGCAACGTTTCATCGGAGTCTGCCGACGTATGAGCCGACACCGCTCGCCGATCTCCGGCGCCTCTCGGCGGTGCTTGGCCTTTCGCGGCTCGCGGTGAAGGATGAGAGCGGGCGGTTCGGGCTGAATGCGTTCAAGGGGCTTGGGACAAGTTATGCGGTTGCACGTTATCTCGCGCAATATCTCGGGCTCGCAGAGAGCGAGATGACCTATGAGAACCTCACGAAGTCGGAGTACCGTGACCGGCTGCGCAAGGTCACACTCGTCACGGCGACGGACGGCAATCATGGGCGCGGAATCGCGTGGGCGGCGAAGCTGTTCGGGCTTTTTGCCCATGTCTTTATGCCCAAGGGGAGCTCGACGGAGCGCCTTGCAAATATCCGCGGACTCGGCGCGGAGGCATCGTTCACCACCTACAACTATGACGACACGGTGCGCCATGCGGCGAATCTTGCGAAGGAGAAGGGCTGGGTGCTCGTGCAGGACACGGCGTTCGAGGGCTACACCGAGCGTCCGCTCTGGATCATGCAGGGCTATACAACCCTCGCGCATGAGGCGGTGGAGCAGTACGATGAGGTGCCAACGCATATCTTTTTGCAGGCAGGCGTCGGCTCGCTGCCGGGGGCAATCGCAGGCTACTTTGCGGCGCATTACGGGGCGAAGCGTCCCGTCATCACCATTGTCGAGCCGAACCGTGCGGACTGTATCTATCGGACCGCTGCGGCAAACGATGGGAAGCCGCATATCGTGACGGGGGAGATTAGCTCGATCATGGCGGGTCTTTCCTGCGGCGAGCCGAACCCGATCGCATGGGAGATTCTGCGGGATCACGCCGATCACTTTGTCTCCGTCCCCGAGTGGGTCGCGGCGAAGGGCATGCGTATCCTCGGCAATCCATTGGACGACGACCCGCGCGTCGTTTCAGGCGAGAGCGGCGCGGTCACCACGGGGCTTGTCGCCGAGCTCATGCAGAACCGCAGCCTCGACTACCTGCGCGATGCCATCGGTCTCGGCAAGGACTCCCGCATCCTCTGCATCTCCACCGAGGGCGACACCGACCGCGCGAACTACCGCCGTGTGGTGTGGGACGGGCTGTATCCGAGCTATTGA
- a CDS encoding N-6 DNA methylase: MAEKKVIVIPDGKICDYIDGKQRNDTPEEYVRQTIEKRLVNEHKYRPGQIKIEYTLHVGANKPRADIVIWEKEDDEKTQANVKLIIECKKETVDARNTKDGIAQLQSYMSVCPNCDWGMWTNSVQKYVFRKVVDEAGNISFMEYNDIPAADGNLDEVNRPSRTGLKNAYDDNLLFVFKTCHNHIYVNDGFQKQPAFFELLKVIFCKIEDERNIPSPLEFYTTSEERSNPDGQLTVQKRIRKIFERVKKRHGKIFDVNDEVKLSPRSLAYIVSELQRYSLLNTQIDIKGKAYEEIVGANLRGDRGEFFTPRNVMKMTVEMIHPQIGERVLDSSCGTGGFLVTAMTHVIAQLEQQMELSLKTKRSQWDMDTVRAYQDKIAEMAASDYFGFDLNPDLVKATKMNMVMNNDGSGNILQTNSLLPPHEWTADFRARLAVALGIDKNALRNHDTIAYFNVIVTNPPFGIKLPIKDKHILEQFDLAHVWVCDKETGGWEKTERLQSSVPPEILFIERCTQFLVPGGRMGIVLPDSILGAPGLGYIREWLIQNHRIIASVDLHADTFQPKNGTQTSVLILQKKKQEEKDKEEKSGIIADYNIFMTMVEKVGHDKRGNPLFVRDKDGNEILIPDTNSVLVHATTSTGEHTVSHEQRVKVRDDQTVLVPAIFARWKQEEGIGW, encoded by the coding sequence ATGGCTGAGAAGAAAGTTATCGTCATCCCCGATGGGAAAATCTGTGACTACATTGACGGGAAACAACGCAACGATACGCCCGAAGAATATGTCCGACAGACAATCGAAAAACGTCTTGTGAACGAACATAAGTACAGACCGGGGCAAATCAAAATCGAATACACCTTACACGTCGGCGCAAACAAGCCACGTGCAGATATTGTCATCTGGGAAAAGGAGGATGACGAAAAGACGCAGGCAAATGTGAAACTGATTATCGAGTGTAAAAAAGAAACCGTCGATGCGCGAAATACGAAAGATGGCATAGCACAGCTCCAGTCGTACATGTCCGTGTGCCCCAACTGCGATTGGGGCATGTGGACCAACAGTGTCCAAAAGTATGTCTTTCGCAAAGTCGTTGATGAGGCAGGGAACATCTCCTTTATGGAATACAATGACATTCCTGCGGCGGACGGCAATTTGGACGAGGTCAATCGTCCGAGTCGGACAGGGCTGAAGAATGCCTATGACGACAACCTCCTTTTTGTTTTCAAGACCTGCCACAACCACATATATGTCAACGATGGATTCCAGAAACAACCGGCATTTTTTGAGCTGCTCAAAGTCATATTCTGCAAAATAGAGGATGAGCGGAACATCCCGAGCCCCTTGGAGTTTTACACGACCTCCGAGGAGCGTTCCAATCCGGACGGACAGCTGACCGTACAGAAGCGCATTCGTAAAATATTTGAGCGTGTGAAGAAACGGCATGGGAAGATATTCGATGTGAACGACGAGGTAAAACTCAGTCCGCGCAGCCTCGCCTATATCGTCAGTGAACTCCAGCGGTACAGCCTACTCAATACCCAAATTGACATCAAGGGAAAAGCCTACGAAGAGATCGTGGGAGCCAATCTGCGCGGTGATCGCGGCGAGTTTTTCACGCCACGCAACGTCATGAAGATGACCGTTGAAATGATTCACCCACAAATCGGCGAACGTGTCCTCGACAGCTCCTGCGGTACGGGTGGCTTTCTCGTCACCGCGATGACGCACGTCATAGCGCAGTTGGAACAGCAGATGGAGTTGTCATTAAAGACCAAGCGCTCCCAATGGGACATGGATACCGTTCGGGCATACCAGGATAAAATTGCCGAAATGGCAGCGAGTGACTACTTTGGTTTCGACCTGAATCCGGATCTCGTCAAAGCCACAAAGATGAATATGGTCATGAACAACGACGGCAGCGGAAATATCCTGCAAACGAACTCACTCCTTCCGCCGCATGAATGGACGGCAGACTTCCGTGCGCGGCTCGCCGTCGCACTCGGCATTGACAAGAATGCGCTCCGCAATCATGACACCATAGCATACTTCAATGTGATTGTTACGAACCCGCCCTTCGGGATCAAACTCCCGATCAAGGATAAACACATCCTCGAACAGTTTGACCTTGCCCACGTTTGGGTGTGTGACAAAGAAACCGGCGGATGGGAGAAAACAGAACGTCTCCAATCCTCCGTGCCGCCGGAGATTCTCTTCATCGAACGCTGCACACAGTTCCTCGTTCCGGGCGGACGCATGGGCATCGTGCTTCCCGACTCCATCCTTGGCGCACCGGGTCTTGGCTATATCCGTGAATGGCTCATCCAAAATCATCGCATTATCGCAAGCGTTGATCTCCATGCGGACACCTTCCAGCCGAAGAACGGAACGCAGACATCTGTCCTCATCCTGCAAAAGAAGAAGCAGGAGGAGAAGGACAAAGAGGAAAAGAGCGGTATCATCGCCGACTACAACATATTTATGACCATGGTGGAAAAGGTCGGACATGACAAACGCGGCAATCCTCTGTTTGTGAGAGATAAGGACGGGAACGAAATCCTCATCCCGGATACGAACAGCGTGCTTGTCCATGCAACAACGAGCACGGGAGAGCATACGGTTTCGCATGAGCAAAGAGTAAAAGTGCGGGACGATCAGACTGTGCTTGTTCCTGCAATTTTTGCGCGGTGGAAGCAGGAGGAGGGAATCGGATGGTAA
- a CDS encoding GNAT family N-acetyltransferase, producing MQIVFEPEHFRSAAYDGETRVGVAEFDVQDGRWRITHTEVDPVYGGQGIARKLIEALIEAARSSGAKIVPVCSYAEKMMRGKEEYTDVLAD from the coding sequence ATGCAGATCGTATTTGAACCCGAACATTTCCGCAGCGCGGCCTATGACGGCGAAACACGCGTCGGCGTTGCGGAATTCGACGTGCAGGACGGACGTTGGAGAATCACCCATACAGAGGTCGATCCCGTCTACGGCGGTCAGGGGATCGCACGCAAACTAATCGAGGCGCTCATTGAGGCGGCACGCAGCAGCGGGGCAAAGATCGTTCCCGTCTGCTCCTACGCGGAGAAGATGATGCGCGGCAAGGAGGAATACACCGACGTGCTTGCAGACTGA
- a CDS encoding flavodoxin: MAKIAVVFWSGSGNTEAMANAVMEGVTKGSAEGELIRVGDFSADRIADYDGILMGCPACGVEELDEGEFEPFFAEAESQLKGVKVGLFGSYGWGGGAFMETWTNRTKDAGATMVADGVTCENEPDDDALAACTTLGEAMAKAVG, encoded by the coding sequence ATGGCAAAGATTGCTGTTGTGTTTTGGAGTGGATCGGGGAATACGGAGGCAATGGCGAATGCGGTCATGGAAGGGGTCACGAAGGGCAGTGCAGAGGGCGAACTCATCCGTGTCGGCGATTTCTCTGCCGATCGGATCGCGGATTACGATGGCATCCTGATGGGCTGCCCTGCCTGTGGCGTGGAGGAGCTCGATGAGGGCGAGTTTGAGCCGTTCTTCGCCGAGGCGGAGAGCCAGCTGAAGGGCGTGAAGGTCGGACTGTTCGGCTCGTACGGCTGGGGCGGCGGTGCGTTTATGGAGACGTGGACGAACCGCACGAAGGATGCAGGGGCAACGATGGTCGCGGACGGTGTGACCTGTGAGAACGAACCCGATGATGATGCGCTCGCTGCATGCACGACACTCGGTGAGGCGATGGCAAAGGCGGTCGGCTGA